TTAAATGACGTCCGTCAAGAAACAAAGTAAGAAACCCTCAAAGACCAcgtgcagagcagctgttagtgttgttgcatagcaaccacctcgcactatgttctgtgcagaaggcaacggagggactattttatgttgaacattattaaatcattatttaataataaaaactattgacattggagtgtgtatttttctttcatattgccacacttggttttataaaagcaacagCTTCAGActgtgatatatgctcattatatcacagttaagagGGTGGTACTACGCCCcttacctgtgatgtaatgacattatatataatatattatacattataatatatatataatatatatatttattataatatatatataatatacatatttattatgttatatatatatatatatatatatattatataatatataatatataatatatatatatatatattatataatatataatatataatatatatattatatataatatatatatatattatatatttattatgttatatatatgttatatatatatattatatatattataatatataatatatattatatattatatataatatataaatataatataatatataatgtcgTGATTGATGCACATGAAAAGCTCCTGAGTTCTGGTTCCTTGGGCTCACGGTCAGAGGGGGAGGagtaagtgtgtgagtgtgtgtgtgtgtgtgtgactggagtTATAAATGTTAGAACTCATGTTGCAGGTCAACCTGTGAACGTCAACACTTCATCTGGTGTGTAAGAGTTGAGTCTGGTGCCACAAAGTAAAGCTCCATCACTCAAAGCCTCACGTGCAATGACATCCCTCCGCTGGCATTCTCTCCAAGGCCAAAGTCATGTAAGAGCAACTCAAGCGCTGCAATTAGCAACACACACTCCATTAATAACGCTTAACACGCACGGCAGAAGACTGAACGCAACATTAACTCTTGTGACTTGTACTCTGCTGCTGTGTTCTCCTCATGGTGACAGATGGAGCGGCCGCCTCTTCAGAGGTCACATGGTTGATGAGAGGAAGGCTCGCACAAGCCAAGCTGAACATCGTCCATAAGAAAACCGAGATAACAAATGAGGCAGGATGAGGCTGCTTAATAAGGAGATGTAATGTTACTGAATGCCACCGGACACTCACAGATGGATTGTGCTGAGAACAGAGATCTGGAGCCCGGTGTGGTAAACACACTCCTGCCATCCCTGCCGCTCTTTCAGGACACGGACGCTCTGAGCTAAAGGCTAATGTCAGCTGACACGGTCACTTTGATAATGTTTACCAGGTAATCAAACTCCACTGTGGTTTCGTGTGTTGGCGTGCCAACATTTGCTcattagcagtaaacacaaggTACAGCCGAGGCTCATGTCACCAGCTTTGCAGATGTTTAATCATAAAGCAAAGGACACAGCAGACCCAGCGAGCGTGGCGAAGAGAAGCCACAGAGACACTAGTATAAGCGTTACCCTCTGGCTCTTTAATATGGAATAGAATATATAATGTTTGTGTGAGTATAAAGTGATGTTAGATGTTACTGGGAGCTCTGGCCCGCTCACCTTGTTGTACTCCACGTGCAGTTTTTCTTGCTCGCTCTCCAGCTTGTCTTTCAGGTTCTTCTGTTCAGAGATGTTGTCCTGGATCTGGATCATCCTCATGTTCCGCTCTGAATATCAATGGGACAAAAATCAATAGCACGATCACAATCTATATACAGGAAGAAGCACACGAGTGTACTGATGGCAGATAGGTAACGCAGGAGGCTCTCAAGGTTACCAGCATGGcgacatcatcatttatttgggAAGAACAAGCTTTTATTCAACATTCACACAAGAAGTTAACCGACCTGCACAACACTATTAATATCATGAGACCAGACTTCCTGCACTCTGGATACAAGTGTGTTACTAATGAGACCTTATTGATGCTTTACGTGCATGTCTGTACATTTAAGTGCATAGCGCACAAGACAACgataggaggggggggggggggcaggtaaGCATGAAGCCGAGCGCTCTGACGCACAATAGAGCTGCTttttgaataaatgtgttttaatgcagaaaCTGCATGAAAACAGTATTTGCACTATATCTTTGCTTCCTTCTTAAAGTGACAGCGTCCTTGTTTGTTAGTGTTGGAATGCAGGAGGTGGTGAGCGACTGAACGCAGCGTCACACAGAACAATCAGATCAATACACGTTTATGTTCGTCACACTTTAACTCTGTatctgtaatataataataatgatgtctGTATCAGTGACGGGAGCAGGACGAGGTTGCTCACCCAGGTAGTAGTTGACGAAGTCTGCCGTGAGGGCGGGCTGCTTGTGTTTCCTGCGTCCGTCCAAGCTGGCGTTGGCATCAGACGTGTCGACGGGGAAAATGTCGGTGCTGATGCCCATCAGCTCCGCCTTCCTCATCAGCTTCCTGATGGCTGAGGCACTAGAGGTCAGAGGTCGCGGCAGCTTCTCCCGGGGCACCCACGCCTGAGGCCGCGTGTTCCTCGACAGCTCTGCTTTCGCCCTGTACTGCTGCAGACGGGTGGTGATCCGGGcctgcagggacacacacatatattataatatttacatgTTATTAAAGTCATGTGATCCCACAGCTAGTCTTCAGCAGTGCACTTACCTGAGCCTCTGGAGTcagctgcttctctctctcctgcagagacaccTTACAGTACGACTGCAGCGCCAGATAATTCTTCCTTTTCCACTTCCTGTCAAAGCGGTCCGCATGCTGTTTGCAGTACGCAAAAAATGGATCAGCAATATCctgaggaaacaaaaacacataaagcGTTAAATAATCAGTGAAAGAACGGGAACGTTATCGTTTGCTGCGTGGACACGTTACAACGCAGGAGCTGGAAACAACAACCGAACGTGTTGCTGTGGATTCTATCAGCCAGTTGAACTGCCCATAGAGCCACATCACATTAATATACTTAAAGAAATATTAGAAAAGTACTTTTCTGACGGCTGGACACGGCAGGATGTCTGCGCTCGCTGACGAGCTGTTGGGACCCGCTTGTACTTTGAGTTCTcggctaatgctaatgctagccCCGTGCTGGGGACTGAAGGAGCAGCGCTGGAACTCAGctgatcagaatcagaaatcctttatttgtcccacgacggggaaacgTACCgcgttacagcaaaagaacaagaaagtaaagtggcgagtgcacaattaaatagaataaaatacagtaacaattattaagatagacttaataatcaatgtcttattcattaagtgtACTAATGATGTATACCATATGTTCATGTCTGAAGACATAACATGAGGCCCAAGCCCTCAGGAAGTTAAGGGGGCCTCTCAAAGGAACGAGAAGATGACCTCCACATTGTTTAGATTGCCGTGGCGCCATATTGTGTCTGGACAAGTCAATGTTGATGATTGAAAGGTTGGgtttcagaaagtgtgtgtgttcagaacaGCTCCTATATAAGGGCTAGAGTCTCTTCATGAGTCGGAGCTCTACGCGgctgcttggaagcaggtagtgttctcatggttattgtttgttgtgcaacaaaataataattgttaaactatatctgtgctttattgattcctctcggtttcataccacaatgttgtgagcgataaatatccacgacacaAGTACACAATGTAATCATAATGTATGTgaatctttaaaatgtgtaacgGTGTGTGTAAGTTAAAGTCTTGTGTTTCGTGTTACCTGAAGTCAAATGTACCAATGAAAAGGATCAGCGGAGGTTTTGTTCTGAGAGCTAACTGAAGAGCTTTACCTTGAACATCCTGCGTGAGGTCAACACACAGAGGtcgtctttgtgtgtttgatctTCTGATTAATAAACCCTCCACTCTTTGCATATTGctttgtttgtcatttaaacAGCTGCCTTGTTGTGTCACCTCCTCTGCAGCAGCCTCAGACAGGAGCCCCTCCCTCTGTGCACAGGTGACGTGGAAATAGGAGCGACACATTCCTGCGTCGCAGCTGATGCACACGCCGGTCCTGGCGAAGCGAGCGTCCTCACAGAAGCTGCACTCCTAAATGCAACAGAGTACAAGCGGGAAGTTGTAGCTGAGAAAGTGAACATCACTGACACCTCAACTCCTCTTAGTCCCTAAACTCCAACTCCCACAATGCATTACAAGCATTTTAAACATTCGTTGAAGAGTCTTAAATGTCTTGCAgaacatttacatgttttagtTCCAACAACAACGAAGCAGGAATGATGAGACATGATATATACATGCAGACGTCTCCTGCAGGATGAAGTGACCCTGCATCAGTGTGTAAACACAGAACTTGCCTTGGCTCCGTATTTTGAATAATTCATCTCCGTGAGCGTCACCGGTCGTAGTTTATCGATGTCTCCAAATGCTACTCCGGGAACATAAAGTGCACAAACGACGTGCACCCATCTGAAAATGAAGAGGGAGAAAATCTAATTGTCTGATAAAGTGTTGAAGAGAAGCTGCAGCACGTCGGCAGGAGAAGCACGTCCTGACGAGGCTTCAGGGTGAGAAGCAGGTTTAAAAGgtgacatttgaaatgtattgatttCAAGCAAAGTCATCAAACTGATTAAAATCTATGGCTGTGGTTATTTCTGCATTTAGTGCAGCTGCTGTGTAAACATAGACAATAAGAAACTTCATATCATGAAACTGCAGCGAGCTGCTCAGACACTTCAAAAGGAAATGGATTGATAGATTCATGTAGCCTCAGACTCCAGCTGTAGTTCGGTGTGACACAATTTCAAATGCGGACTTTAGGGAAGAGAATCCGAAGTCCAATATAAAGATATCCATCTCTAGCAAGCAACGCTCCACACTTtaatttgctgtgtttttcatGCTCTAGTGAAGTAGTAAATTCGGGTGCAGCCTGGCTGAGGAGCACTATCAGCGATAACGTGGCTGAAGTCTCCACGCTTCACATAACacactcttttctctccctctatctcttctcctccctccatcctcttctctctctcttctctctctcctccttaatccaacttctctttctctgcactACTCAATATATGTGCAACTCAGATTGTACATAGTATTGCCTTCAGCTGAGGTCATTGGGCATCATTTGTTTGTGAGCGTGTTGGGTGGATGTGTCCGTGTGTCTCACCTCCCGGCGTCCGTCTCTTTGAAGATGCCGTCCTGGTTGGGGCACAGCTCGCAGCTGGGAGTCACGCCATTCTTACAGGCGTCACAGAACCACGGCTCCGTCGAGTTCTCCGAGGCCGAGCTCATGATCGAGTCGCTCTCGCCATCCACGCCGTAACATCCTGGAAACACAGGATCGCCGGATGTGGCAATATCAATTACATAGCTCATTACTAATAACATCCGTCGTGTTGTCCACGCCGCTGCCTCTCAGGAAGGGCAGCGGACGGTTCAACACTGGAAGAAGCCAACAGTTCATACCTTTCTCTTGCTCCAGCCACGAACCAGAAGGTCTCAATACAACTTATTATTGAGTCACTCCAAACATGTTGAATCCTTTTCTAAATAATATTGTTCTCATTACATGTAGGTTGCTATGCAACTACAATGATTTAGTATTTCTCTTGTAAAGTTGTGGGACTTAAAAGAACAAGAACTAACCTGATTCCCTCGACTGGGTCGAGCTCCAAAAACAAtcgatcattcatttcccataatgcattgcCCCGATCTGCCTGCGTCTGTCCTCAATCTCAGGTTATAAAGCTGAAGTCTCAAACGGACTTAATTCCCTCATCATGTCAGACTTCACAAAGCTCCTTCAGACTCAGACGACATTCAAACAGAGAGTTTACATGTAGTGTGTTATCACGTATAACCCCAAACAAAGAGACGACTTCATACGTTCCCGCTTCTGCTTTTTATAAGTGTGAAGCTGAATGTTAAACAAAACCATCGTTGGTCCCATTGTAGGAATAAAACCGTCCTTAAACCAGCGAACAGATAAGTCTCAGAACCCATGGGCTCTGTGTGATGCCGTTTATCCTCTGGTATCTGTGGGGCTGTGCAGCCGGCAGATATTCAACACAACACTTCCTCTAACGTGCACTCACTTTATCTCCAGCTAATAAAAAGTCGTCGTCAGATGAAAGCCGAGGTTCTGAGGTTCTATGTTGACAAATGGTACTTAGTAATAGTAAGAACATTGTTTTCCACAGTCAGAAACTAACTGTTCCACTGCAGTTCCTCCTTTTTGTGGAACGCTTTAAGAAACATTGTGCAGAGTGATGCTATTCGTCAGTCGGATGACATAAAGCATCAATCTTCAGACCTGAGTGTGCAGAGATAACTGCACGGACCTGCTTCTCGCTCTGCAGTAGCTTTGTTTTGCCCTTCACTGCCAACAGAAGTAacaacacaaagcacagaggAGGTAAAAATAGTCTCCGTTGGACGATCATTTATGTGTGGCTAGACTTCCACCTTTGTGTTCAAAACCTAAAGGACAAAAAGGAAGAAGCGGTCGGCTGCTGTGAGAGCTTAAGATGGCCAGCGACTACACATCCAGAGACTAACGAGCAGAGCCGTCTTCAATTAACTCAAACTAGTGGACAGTGTGCGAGCATCAGAAACACTTGAGCAGAAGAAGTAAACAACACGGACTGCTGTGGTCTGAAGCGGTCGCTCTGCTGAGACACTGCAGCTCCACAAATtgaacatttgataaaaaatgtaGCCCGAGAGAAGCAAGAAGAAGCCAAGCGAAAGAATTTTAATGTTGTCCTCTTAATTTTCTGAGGTTGCCTAAACAATTACTTGGCTGATGTGGTTTCTATGGCAGCTATTACACCAGGCGGACGTGCTCTTCACTACCAATGAGGGCAGCAATCAGTACTCCGCCTCCGTTGGGGAGATAACACTCTAACTCCTAATTCATTCAACCAGCCTTCGGGCTTTTTGAGCAATGGGGAAGACTCACAAATCAAAAGCTAAATGTTCTGCAGGCCCGTCACTGTGCGCCTCACTGGGGAGTCAGAAGCCCGTCGAAAGCAAACACTGGGGCAGATGGAGTTGTTTGTTTGGTGGGTGCATGTCCTTCTCTCAGAGCCAGGCCATTTGCTGTGTGTCACGGTGAATCAGTCATTTTGAACTTGAagattggtgtgtgtgtgtgtatatatatatatatatatatatatatatatatatatatatatatatatatatatatatatatatatatatatatctccagTTTCTACAGGCCACTGGTTTCTTCTTGAGAAATCAAAAGGCAGAATACACCAATCAAGCTTCCAATTATTCCACTGGGGCAATTTAGTCACAGCTGGAATGTGTCCTGACCTTCAGAACAGAAGAACTACTCAGAACCCAACTACCCAAGATGTGGACAGACCTACGGCCCATTCCTACCTCCGTTTCCCTCGTGTGGCGGGGGCAGGAGGCCGAGCTCCATTATGGCTCCACTCAATGTTTACTTTCTTACAGAAAGGTATTACTGGCAACCTCTGGCAACAGTTGGGCGCTTCATCTCCACTGATTGGGCTTTGAACCGTGGAACTGGGTTTGTGAACGACCACCATGCTGGTTTAACCGACTTACGGCTGAACCGTGGCACAAATCTCTGCTGTTCCTTTTGAACTGCGATACAAAGCTCAGACCGTTAAGCCACGGGTTGCTGGCTAATATGAGCTAAGCTGACAAAAAGTGATGACTACAGGATATCTTCATAATCCCTGAAGGAAAGATTATCCTTGTCAGAAATGacgagcttggcaggaaaaaaaaagggcaaGGTAGAGTTGACTGAACCAAGAGAAGTACTTTTTACAGTATCGAGAGTTAATAGAATGAACTGTGCTTCAACAGACGCATGCAGCAGGGAGAATatgaacttgtgtgtgtgaagacacaGGAAAGGTAACGCAGGGCGGTTGTTTTTCCACGGGATGAAAAGAGAAGTGATGAGCACCTCACGCAGATGAATCAGCCATCTGTTATTCTGACAGCACATTCATGGCTCGTCTCCTCCACATCATCCGTCTACAGCTATCTACAAACACAATCATACAAATATGTGGACAATAACAAGGTGTTtccacacaggacacactggtCACTGCACACAGCCAGCACTCTtcttcaccatcatcatcatcgtcaagAGAATAAACGAGGGAACATCTTCTCCCCAAAGAGAAGCTCTGAAGCACAACACCTAATAAGACACATTATGAGTTTAACATTCATTAGTCAACCGTCCAGATGTGCAGCAGAGCTGAAGAGCTGAGTCCTCATCCAAGATGTTAATCAGTCATTGTTTAAAgacagaaatgcaaaaacattcacGAGTTCCAGCTTTTCATATGTAAACATTTCAGTCTTCCATGATGCTGAACACTGAACGCAGTTACACTTTGGTTTTAGAGACTAAACAATGTATAAGACGAGCACACCAATCAATAATCagtatatatcaaatatatatatatatacatatatatatatatatgtatatatatgtatatatatacacatatatatatatatatatatgtatatatatgtatatatatatatatatatatatatatatgtatatgtatatatatatatatatatatatgtatatgtatatatatatatatatatatatatatatacatatacatacatatatacatatatatacacatatatatatatatatatatatatatatacatatatacatacacatacatatatacatatatacatacacatacatatatacatatatatatatatatatatacatatatatacacatatatatacacatatatatatatatatacacatataccgtattttccgcactatagagcgcactggattataaggcgcactgtcaatgaatggtctattttcgatctgttttcatatataaagcgcaccggactataaggcgcattaagcgaaacaaaacagtcagataagtcagtcagtcaaactttattaaacgtgttcacaataactcaacattgttcagttgtaacacgtaaaaaaaacagtctgataccgccaaatcaaacgtcatcttcttgcttcctccacttccgtaccattgattcattaatgttgaattctctctattcccatgttctactgcgtgactgatagccttgagtttgaagtccgcgtcgtaagcgtgtctcttgacaggtgccattttggggtccttatacacacacactgtaatattatggtgaagcacagtatgtattac
This region of Cottoperca gobio chromosome 11, fCotGob3.1, whole genome shotgun sequence genomic DNA includes:
- the phf14 gene encoding PHD finger protein 14 isoform X2 — encoded protein: MIDCFWSSTQSRESGCYGVDGESDSIMSSASENSTEPWFCDACKNGVTPSCELCPNQDGIFKETDAGRWVHVVCALYVPGVAFGDIDKLRPVTLTEMNYSKYGAKECSFCEDARFARTGVCISCDAGMCRSYFHVTCAQREGLLSEAAAEEDIADPFFAYCKQHADRFDRKWKRKNYLALQSYCKVSLQEREKQLTPEAQARITTRLQQYRAKAELSRNTRPQAWVPREKLPRPLTSSASAIRKLMRKAELMGISTDIFPVDTSDANASLDGRRKHKQPALTADFVNYYLERNMRMIQIQDNISEQKNLKDKLESEQEKLHVEYNKLCESLEELLNVNGELRSEGQAMWTLLGGILGQKLNTPAVLKAPKERKPSKKEGGTPGKSSSLPAILYSCGICKKNQDQHLLVLCDTCKLYYHLGCLEPPLTRMPKKTKNSYWQCSECDQASSDEADIAMETLPDGTKRSRRQIKGPIKFIPQEMSPEPKKHQRTRGQKRKRVPLSEDRDDKVEEPLPRERRQRQSAMQKKPKADDTRTECTTCRGPGDNENLVRL
- the phf14 gene encoding PHD finger protein 14 isoform X1; its protein translation is MIDCFWSSTQSRESGCYGVDGESDSIMSSASENSTEPWFCDACKNGVTPSCELCPNQDGIFKETDAGRWVHVVCALYVPGVAFGDIDKLRPVTLTEMNYSKYGAKECSFCEDARFARTGVCISCDAGMCRSYFHVTCAQREGLLSEAAAEEDIADPFFAYCKQHADRFDRKWKRKNYLALQSYCKVSLQEREKQLTPEAQARITTRLQQYRAKAELSRNTRPQAWVPREKLPRPLTSSASAIRKLMRKAELMGISTDIFPVDTSDANASLDGRRKHKQPALTADFVNYYLERNMRMIQIQDNISEQKNLKDKLESEQEKLHVEYNKLCESLEELLNVNGELRSEGQAMWTLLGGILGQKLNTPAVLKAPKERKPSKKEGGTPGKSSSLPAILYSCGICKKNQDQHLLVLCDTCKLYYHLGCLEPPLTRMPKKTKNSYWQCSECDQASSDEADIAMETLPDGTKRSRRQIKGPIKFIPQEMSPEPKKHQRTRGQKRKRVPLSEDRDDKVEEPLPRERRQRQSAMQKKPKADDTRTECTTCRGPGDNENLVRCDECRLCYHFGCLDPPLKKSPKQTGYGWICQECDTSSSKEDEDEQPEEDDSVKEETAEQEILN